CCCTGCGAAACTTGGGGCTCCCCGCCCTCAGACGCAAGCCCCGCTGCCTGCCTAGTCAGGAAGCCTCGTGGGTGTGAGCATCTTTGGGGCCCAGGCAGCTATTCCTGGCCCTCGGGGTCAGGCATTGTGAGCACTGCTGGCCAGCAGGAGCCAGGGTCCCACCTGCAGCCCAGGTTTCCACCCCAAGGAGCTGGAGTACCTGGAAGGCCGTAGGGGCCTCAGAGTCCTTTCTGCCTGAGGTCCAGCCCTCCCTAGGGGCCAGAAGCCTTGCAATCAGCTGCAGGAACTGGTCCCactggaaggtgggagggggcagcagcaTCCACCAAAGGGCCCAGGGGGATCTGCAGTACTTCCAGGTCCCTGCAAGGCTGGAGCAGTCCCAGCCCCTGGGGCCCAGGCCGGCTACACAGTCTCCAAACAAACAGACAAGCAACATCTCTCTTCAGGGCTCAGTCACCAGGTCTGTGGGGAGACGGGCTCAggcttctccctctgccctgggTCTGGCTCACAGGCAACAAGGGCACCTGTAAGGGTGGATGTCCCCTGAGCACAGCTGGAGTCAGCCTTGGGGTCCTGGGGGAGGCTCCACTCAGATGCTCCGGGGAAGGCCCAGCAACCAGCAGGAGTGCAGGGTAAGTGGCATGACGGCTCAGCGCTGGTGGATTAAGCAGGTGGGACTCAGCCTCCTAGAACTCCCTGGGGTTTGGTCACATGAGCCGGAGCCACAGTTCCACATCTGAGTCCTggcagccccaggcctgggccaggGCCTCCTGAGTGGGcccagctggggcagggcagggtggggtccAAGGGCCTGGGCACACCAGGCTCCTGCTGTCAGCTGTCCAAGTAGACAAAGAGGATGTCCTCATCCGTGCCGTAGCTGGTTCTGGCCTCCTCGAAGTTACTGATGCTGGTGCTGCACATTcctgctggggcaggaggggcaggaggggcagagcaGGGTCAGCAGGTGAGGCGAGCACCTTCCTGACTAGCGCCCAGGGAAGCCACATCCCACATGCCTGGCTGCCCCTCACTGCTCAGGAAGCCCTCCTTGCCTACTGCAGCCTTTGTGAGCTTGTTCTCTGACCTTTCCCCAGCTCAGcagatggagaaagtgaggcccagagaggggaagaaacACGCGCGAGGTTGCACGGGACAAGTCTGTGTGAGTCAGGGTggtccttccccatccccagggCCATGGGAGCCCTGGTGGGTTctggagccagggctggggccagggctgggcagaCTTCCCTTTCTGACAAGTGTGCTGGCTGTCCTCGGAGAGCTGGCCTGGGGGAGATGGAAACTGCGGCCCGTGCAGCTGAGACAGCGGGGTGGGCCCCGGGAGGTGGCAGGGGGCTGGCgcagtgggagggagagagggctggCCTGTGATGACGGGGGTGTGGAGGCTGGCACAGCCCCAAGTTGTGGCTGGTTTCCTGCATGGCCAGAGGGGTGGCAAGGATGAGGGAGTCCAGGGGGAGCAGGGGCTCTGGGGAGAAGGCACTGAGGTAGGTCTTGGCCACACCAGGTTGAATGGGAGGAGTCATGGGGGCCAGGGGCCGCCCTGCCCACTGTTCCCACCTGCCACACTTACGGTCGGCATAGGCCGGGTTGTTGTAGAAGATGCAGCCAGTGGCCCGGTTGTAGCCGCGCAGCACGATGAAATGGCCCTGGTAGTCGGGGGTGCGGCAAAAGCAGCGGTGGCCACTGGGGGCAAAGCAGCAGTACTTGACAGGGCTGGAGCAGAGGTCGCAGTGCAGCACCCCTGAGTTCACCAGCACGATGGCCACGTGGCCCTGTGCCAGGTGGGCCTGGATGTCCTGCACGCTCACTGTgctgtgggcaggaggagggTCAGCTGGCACCGCTGGGCCCCATTCCCTGTCTCTCAAGTGGACCCCCCCTTGGACCCTGTCCTGTTCTGTGTCACAAAGCTTGGGGACATGGCTCGTGTCTGCCCTGAGCTCCTCGCAGGTGGGAATGTCCTGCTTTGTTACAGTGGCCCAGGCTCAGATGGGGGCCAAGCATGGGACCAGGGTTGGAGGGCTCTGAGTGTGCCCAGACAAGCTGGCCCCATCAGGCCCTTCACAGGGTGACAGTTCAGCTCCAGACAGACCCCCATCAAGGGCCACTGGAGCAGCACCCCACCTCTTGACCTGGTTAGTGAATTCTTTTGTACAAGCACCCCCCGCCTTGGTCTTTTACCCTAAATGATGCGTGATTAATGTAAACTGTTGGTTTAATTTGCTTCCCAAAATCTGAGCCAAGCACGCCTTCACCAGTTTCAAAACCAAATGCTTCTCTGAaagggttatttttctttttctctaaggcTCCTCGTGGCAGAAGGGGCTGCCCAGGAAGGACTGGTCAGCAGCATGTCGAGGGGAACCCCCAGTTCAGCCAGCTGCTCCAGACTCTTAGGCACGGCCCCCCTCCAATGCCCCCAGAAGGAAGCAAGTCCAAGTAAGACccagaggggagaagggctgcAAGGGTCCTCTATGCCTGGGGCCCCACTATCTTCACGGGGGGATGCTTACCCACTCTGGGCCCTCCGTCCTTACAAGCTCCTCAGGAGTACACATTAGCACCTCATGGCCTGGCCCAACTCCAGCCACGCTGAGTCACAGGACCATCTGGTCTGTTGCCTTGGCCCAGGGAAACATGCCATTTTTCCATTTGGTCTTTGAAATGAAACAGCTGGCTGAGTTGCCAATGGTATGTACTAGAGTGGGATTTCAGCTACCGGGAAAagcaggggctgggctggaaggAAAAGAGCAGACTCCATGGGACCCCGGGGGTGCAAGTCCCAGGTTCGAGTCACAGCACGGCTGAGTTGTTGGGGTGGCCGTGGTGGCTCGCACTGTTTTTCccatcagtttcctcacctggaggaCGGGGACAGCCCCAGCTCTCCACTCAACAAGGCAACACCTGTCAAGTGCCACTAAGCACACATCGGCTGCCTCTCCCTCCAACATGTGCTCACGGGGCCCAAGGATGTGTGGAGACATTTTCCCTGTTTCCCAGTGGGCTTTCGTGTGCCTAGGTTACGttacaatgaaaacagaaatctgGGGGGAATGGGAGACCCAAGAGAGGTCCTGGGGGCCCAGCCCAGGTCTGAGCCAGCAGGCCTGGGCGCAGTGCCTACAGGGAGCCCAGGGAAAGAAATGGCTCGCATCTGGGCAAGTCGCTCGCGGGGTCTCCTGAGTCCTGCCCCCACGTGTAGATGAGAAGGGGGAGCCACGTAAGGTCAAGCAGCCCGTGTGGAGATCTGGCAGCCAGGCCTCCCTAGACAGTGTCACCCTGGGCTGTCCCTGTCACCCTCCGTCACCGTGCCAGCATGCTCCCCAGGCCGTCACCCCTTTATTAGGGTCCCTGTGTTCTGTTCTATGCCACCATTCTGTGAGCAGCCCGAGGGCTGGCTGGAGTCTGTCTTGCTCACCTGTCCCTCCATCCCCCACTCAGGATCTACTCCAGGCCAGAGTTTTGTGTATAGTAGGTCATGTAGCCCCACTTGTCCCTATTTTATGGATGGAAAAACTAAGGCCTGGGGGGGGGGCAAGTCAGTCAGTGCCCAGGGCCAGCTGGGTAGGAAACCCCAGTTCTGCCTGACTCCCCAGCCTTTCCTGAGGCCTCCCCGCAACCTGCAAGTCTGTGGGTGAGCAGGTGCACAaggaagggcaggggtggggtggactCACCACTTCTCCACCAGCACCTTGCAGGCCTTGGCTTGTGCGAACAGCTGGTTCACCCGGGTCTCCTCTGTGTCGAAGTGCTTCCTGTAGAAGGACTGAAGAGAGAAGGGCAGTTGGAGAGGCCACTGCCCTCACCCCACTTGGATGAAGTAAACAGCACCTTCTGGAGTTAGCAGAGGAGCCCAGCCTGCAGGACGACAGCACAGGCAGCATGCCTGGGCGGAAAGCTGTGTCTGTCCCGAGCGGGCAGGGCGGCTGGCCGGGAGCACAGGACCACACAGAGAATGCGGAGGATGCTCAGGAGATGGGTGGGCAGCAGGCTCAGGCTGGCCCCCGGAGGAAGGTTAGCCACCCCTGGGCTTGTGTACCCTGATGGGCAGGAGTCTGGAGTAAATGAGCAAATGGGCTGGCTGAGGCCCCTAGATATCTAGCCACCACTCGGCTCAGCCAGTATATGTTAGCAAGGAACAATCTCTGTTTGGTGCAGGGGTCTTAAGGGGGCCAGAGCCCCTGTGGGGGAGGCAGAAAAGACCCTGCTCTTAGGCCCTTTCCTCTGCCTCACGGCCACGCTGACCAAGCCAGATCCGTGAGCCTTCTTCCCCTGGCCTAGAAGGTTCAAAGGAGAGTTAGGTTGACGGGCACTGGCCACCATGCGACAACCCTCTTGCCAGCGATGCCGGTAGCGACTCTGCTCTGCCAAAGTTTGGAGCGTGGGCCGTGAGCCACCCTGCGGGAGGCAGGTGACACCAGCTCCAGCTGTGCAGGGTGGGAAAATGCACTGGGGTATTGGCAAGGGTATGCtggcattctttttaaaaagaaaaataaaagaaacgaaaGACAGTATATTGGTTTTTCTTCCAGAACACCAATGACCCAACTTGGAGCCAGCTGTCCccatgagaaggaagaaaatcggCGAATGATGGCGGAGGAGGACAGTGTGTGCTCTGAGGCCTGGCCCGGCTCATGCTGGGACACAGGGAAGGACACAGGAAGGTCACCCGGACGCTCCTCTGTGCATCGTCAGGTGCTGTCGAAGGCAGGTGGTGGGTGTCTGTGGTGGGGGTGTCAGGAGGGACCCGGCTCGCCACTGGGGTCCTCTGAGCAGCTGGACCCAAGGTGATCTGGTCCGACAGCTCACAAGTCCTGCCCATAGCGCATCTGCCTCGGTTCCCCGGTCTCTGCACACCACGTGCTCACCTGGGTGTCCAGGTCTGGACCACACCCTCTTCTGATCACCACACCTGGTGAAGGCCAGTGGCCGGCGCTCACCTGGTTCTTGTAGCCCTTGTCCACGCCCAGGGTCTGGGTGCAGAAGCGATGCCTCACGCCAAAGTGGCGCATCAGGTAGGCCAGGTCGATGGTCCAGATGCTCCTGGTCAGTCGCAGCTCCTGCAGGGCACTTTCGAACTCACTGTCGTCCAGCTGGCCCAGGTAGCTGTGGGCAGATGGGCTGCTGAGGTCAGGGGAGCTGGCCCGGGTCACCCTCTACCCGAGGGCCTGCCAGCCACTGTCTGAGCTCCTGTGCCCCCCGGAAGGCTCTGTCTCTTGTCATAACTCCTACGTCCTGCCCACACACCGCCAGGCACAACCCGAGGCTGCTGGGGGCACTGTGCCGGCCACGGAGTCCAGGGCCTGGATTCTGCGTCTGACCTCTCTTGCTGGctgtgactttggtcaagtcTTGCCATCCTCTCTGGCCTCGCCAGCTTCATCTCTAGGACCATCTAAGTGCTTGGACCACATCAGTGGTTTTCTAAGTTTTAGGCACAGAATCCTTTTCTTGAACCCTATCTTGCGTGGAATTCCAGGAGGTAAAATGGGTAAGGGAGAGGCTGCCCTGGGGTTCTAGGCTGCTGCCTGAAAACTCTGACAAGGAGATGGCTATGGTCCCTCCGTGCCCCAGTGGTCAAGGTTCTTGTGATATTCATGCAGCCTCAGCTCAGCGGTCAGCTCCCTAGTGACTCAGTCTCCCAAGAGTCCAAGGCCAGGAGTGGGGAGGACACCGCATCTCAATCATGGGGTCACTCTGTGGGCCAGGCCCGGGCACCTGGGACTTCCTGGCCATTCCAGAGCCCCTGGCATTCTCAGGATGCAGACCTGGAAGGCCTGGTCCACCATTGCTTGCTTTTGCAGGTGGGATGGAGCCTGGATGGAAGCTGGGCCTCCCACAAGCCCCAACAGAGGAGAGCCACGTGGACGATGAATCCCACCCAGGTCTCTCCCTGTGTGCCCCCCCGCAAGAGCAGGTGCTGTGGACTGGGAGGGCTAAGGCCTGCCCACTCACCGCAGAACCATCCTGGAGCAGGCCAGGCCGCAGTCCCAGTGGTAGAGCTGCTGGATAATGGGCACGGGCAGCTGCACAAAGTCCCCTGCATGGAAACACACGGAGGTCACAGACCCTGGTGTAGGGCCCACCACTGCCACTCCCACCATAATCAGCTGCTGCCCAGATCCTGCAGGGGCCGTTCAGGGACCAGTCCACAGCCTTACAAAAGGCCCCTCAATCCATTCTCCTCACCACGGCAGTGATCTCCCCGAAATGCCAGTCAGAGCAGGCCAGCCCTACACAAAACCCTCCAGTGGGCTGGCTCCCATACCTCCCAGGGCAAGGCCTTCATGGCTGCTGCCCCGGCACCCTCTGCTTCCTCGCCTCCCCGCATCCTCACCAGCTAACTCCTGTCCACGGGTGTCACTTCTCCATGACGACCCCTGTCGTGCCTGGCCCCCCACTCCGTGCATTCCCAGCCCCAAAGGCCCCTCTCCAGAGCCCTCTCTGTGGTGGGCGCTCCGAGGAGGCAGGGACAGGGCGGCAGCCGGGAGGCACTCAGCAGATATTCATGTCTGAATTCCTGAGGCCCCTGActccacagcccccagggctACAAGGAGGGGACTGTCACGTGTCTGCATGTGGAACGCTACCCTGGGCGGAGCAGAAAGGGCCCGACCTAGGCATTCCGGCATTCCAGCCCCGGCTCTGTCACTGGCCGGCTGTGGGCTAGGCCACTGACTCCCTCATGCTGGACTGAGTCTGGCCATCTCTAAAGTAGGGACTTTGGTCTGATTCAGTTGTTCAATCAACAAATAATTCCCAAGAGCCTATAAGTGCCTGGCATGTGAACCAGAGATGGCTGTGAGTGACACAGACAGGTCCCTGCCCTGGTGGACAGCAAAAACAAGCAGCATAGGAGAAAAACAAGGGGCCAGGATAGGGGAAGCCGGGGGGTGCGCCTTAGATAGGAGAGCCAGGGGGCGCCAGGCAGGGCTGCAGCGGGCAAGCTGGCACGTGGCCTGCAGGACCCTCCTGCCCTGGGATCCTGTGAGTCTGGACAGAGCTTAGAGTCTAAAGAACTGGAAGGATTTCTCTCCGGCTGGGAGCACTCTGTTCACTTAGGACGCCCTTTCAGCCCATGTGGTTTCCCTGCCTCAGGGGTCTCCGGGGGACTCTCCTGAACCCACTACTGGTCTGTGCAGAGCTGCCCTGGCCTCCCCCGCGTGCACCAACCAGGAGGGCCGCCCATGAATCCTGGAGTCTGTCCTGGCCTTTCAACCTGCTGGTCTTGTCCGGGCAGCCTCTTGCCTGGAGTGGGTCCCAAGCTCCTACTCCCCATGTCTAAACACTCCCCGGCTCTCAAGGCCTGGCTCAGATGCCAGCACTTCTGGGGCCTTCCCTGATCCCAGGCTGGCTATGCCCCTTCCCTAATCTGCACTCTGCCAGGCCAGAGTTCATGCTTTGGCTCACAGGAGGAGATCCTCGCATCGAGCTCATCTGTGCCCTGCTGGGCTGTCACGGATTCCCAGGAGGCAGGGACCCGTGACTGCTCCTTTGCTGCACTGTACTGTCCTCTCTCCTCCTATGCCTCACCTGCAGGGCCCTTGGAAGGCAGGATGGCACGGGTGAGTGCAGGTCACCAGCTGGCTGAGTGACACGGCCTCTCGGTGCCTGCTCCTTTCTCACAGACGCCAGCCCGCAGGGTGCTGTGGGCACTTGGGGCAAGAATGTGTGCGAAGCCCTTCACAGGCGCTGCCGTGAGCCCTGACCTCCATCTAGCTGGGGTCTGGCACACTGAGACCAGGCAGGCTCAGGCTTTGCTCCCTCCTTCCCCGACCCCAGGATGCTCTAAAAGGAACCCAGGCCATGACTAGAGGCCTTCTGATATTCCCCTCCACCCACTGTCATGGATTCAGCCCCCAGGGCTCCATCCTGCCTGACTTCTGCCTGTCCTCTGCCCCAATTtctacccccagcccctctcctgttTCTGTACACAGCAGCTGGAGGGATCCCTTCCACAGTCTCCCATTGCTCTTGGAATAACGTTCTTATCTCTTACTAAGGCCTATAGGGCCCACCCCACTCGCTTCACCTTGGCCCTCACCCCAGGACCTTTATATGTGCAGCTCTGGAACTCTCTTACCCTCAGTACTCAAGTCTTCCCCTTTTTGTCATTCAGGTC
Above is a genomic segment from Balaenoptera musculus isolate JJ_BM4_2016_0621 chromosome 14, mBalMus1.pri.v3, whole genome shotgun sequence containing:
- the GUCD1 gene encoding protein GUCD1 isoform X3, coding for MRTEAEVAGPPLEPGDFVQLPVPIIQQLYHWDCGLACSRMVLRYLGQLDDSEFESALQELRLTRSIWTIDLAYLMRHFGVRHRFCTQTLGVDKGYKNQSFYRKHFDTEETRVNQLFAQAKACKVLVEKCGHRCFCRTPDYQGHFIVLRGYNRATGCIFYNNPAYADRMCSTSISNFEEARTSYGTDEDILFVYLDS
- the GUCD1 gene encoding protein GUCD1 isoform X2 → MVLRYLGQLDDSEFESALQELRLTRSIWTIDLAYLMRHFGVRHRFCTQTLGVDKGYKNQSFYRKHFDTEETRVNQLFAQAKACKVLVEKCTVSVQDIQAHLAQGHVAIVLVNSGVLHCDLCSSPVKYCCFAPSGHRCFCRTPDYQGHFIVLRGYNRATGCIFYNNPAYADRMCSTSISNFEEARTSYGTDEDILFVYLDS
- the GUCD1 gene encoding protein GUCD1 isoform X1, translating into MRTEAEVAGPPLEPGDFVQLPVPIIQQLYHWDCGLACSRMVLRYLGQLDDSEFESALQELRLTRSIWTIDLAYLMRHFGVRHRFCTQTLGVDKGYKNQSFYRKHFDTEETRVNQLFAQAKACKVLVEKCTVSVQDIQAHLAQGHVAIVLVNSGVLHCDLCSSPVKYCCFAPSGHRCFCRTPDYQGHFIVLRGYNRATGCIFYNNPAYADRMCSTSISNFEEARTSYGTDEDILFVYLDS